A part of Argonema galeatum A003/A1 genomic DNA contains:
- a CDS encoding glutamyl-tRNA amidotransferase: METVHLAVNGTLMRGLELNPNLLAVGATFVREALTEATYRLWSIDDRHPAMIRVSTGGNAIALEIWLVPTSGICTILLQEPPGLCIGKIRLADGEEVLGVLGESVLCEGKPEITHWGGWRAYIADSAKHKI; this comes from the coding sequence ATGGAAACCGTGCATTTGGCTGTAAATGGTACATTAATGCGAGGATTGGAACTGAATCCTAACCTATTGGCTGTTGGTGCTACTTTTGTGCGAGAAGCTTTGACAGAAGCAACTTATCGGTTGTGGTCAATAGACGATCGCCATCCAGCTATGATACGAGTAAGTACAGGTGGAAATGCGATCGCACTAGAAATCTGGCTTGTTCCCACATCTGGAATTTGCACAATTTTATTGCAAGAACCACCTGGATTGTGCATCGGCAAAATTCGTCTAGCAGATGGCGAAGAAGTACTTGGTGTTTTAGGCGAATCAGTTCTTTGCGAAGGTAAGCCCGAAATCACCCATTGGGGAGGCTGGCGTGCCTATATTGCCGACTCAGCTAAGCATAAAATATAA